A part of Desulfuromonas sp. genomic DNA contains:
- a CDS encoding lysophospholipid acyltransferase family protein, protein MRRPEEQTGAGEGRQWTSRSLASSFQHQVFYLLIRVGGRPAAYLLLRLVVLYYVLLRPSVRARSAPYLSRRFPGAGLLARLGHSYRMSLALGKVLVDRAVVGILGPGQMEVELHGREELLELLAEGRGLVMVNAHAGCWQVAMSALSFLKEPVNMLMRREDGDVDRQYFEHAGVPCPYRVIDPDGFLGGTLEMMAVLKEGQVLCVMGDRVLGSERSTVGVDFLGDEARFPVSAFKVASATGAPVGVLLSYKTGPRSYELKLAGTIRVPPDLGRSPEALRPYAARFVGMLEDYVAEHPYQFFNFFDMWQGSENKEQEGDSQRKDAETQRKTQRKTDH, encoded by the coding sequence GTGCGGCGACCTGAGGAACAAACGGGGGCAGGGGAGGGCCGGCAGTGGACCAGCCGCAGCCTCGCCTCGTCCTTTCAGCACCAGGTTTTCTACCTCCTGATCCGGGTCGGGGGGCGGCCGGCGGCCTACCTCCTGCTGCGCCTGGTGGTCCTGTACTACGTCCTGCTGCGCCCCTCGGTCCGGGCCCGGTCGGCGCCCTACCTTTCCCGCCGCTTTCCCGGGGCGGGGCTTTTGGCGCGGCTGGGGCACAGCTACCGGATGAGCCTCGCTCTCGGCAAGGTCCTCGTCGACCGGGCGGTCGTCGGCATCCTCGGCCCCGGGCAGATGGAGGTGGAGCTCCACGGCCGCGAGGAGCTGCTCGAGCTTCTCGCCGAGGGGCGGGGGCTGGTCATGGTCAACGCCCACGCCGGGTGCTGGCAGGTGGCCATGTCGGCCCTCTCCTTCCTGAAGGAGCCGGTCAACATGCTCATGCGGCGCGAGGACGGCGACGTGGACCGGCAGTACTTCGAGCACGCCGGAGTTCCCTGCCCCTACCGGGTCATCGACCCCGACGGTTTCCTCGGCGGCACCCTGGAGATGATGGCGGTTCTCAAGGAGGGCCAGGTGCTGTGCGTCATGGGCGACCGGGTCCTGGGGAGCGAGCGGAGCACGGTGGGGGTCGACTTTCTCGGGGACGAGGCCCGCTTCCCGGTCAGCGCTTTCAAGGTCGCTTCGGCCACCGGCGCCCCGGTCGGAGTGCTCCTCTCCTACAAGACCGGCCCGCGCAGCTACGAGCTGAAGCTGGCCGGCACGATCCGGGTTCCCCCCGACCTGGGGCGCTCGCCGGAGGCGCTGCGCCCCTACGCGGCCCGGTTCGTGGGGATGCTCGAGGACTACGTCGCCGAGCACCCCTACCAGTTCTTCAACTTTTTCGACATGTGGCAGGGCTCCGAAAACAAAGAGCAAGAAGGCGATTCTCAACGCAAAGACGCAGAGACTCAGAGAAAGACGCAAAGGAAAACGGACCACTAA